A portion of the Gossypium arboreum isolate Shixiya-1 unplaced genomic scaffold, ASM2569848v2 Contig00303, whole genome shotgun sequence genome contains these proteins:
- the LOC128288842 gene encoding photosystem I assembly protein Ycf4-like, with product MRVTSETKKVKSNFFGYSLNSNKMQLDLVCMSWRSESIWIEFIVGSRKTSNFCWAFILFFGSLGFLLVGTSSYLGRNLISLFPSQQIVFFPQGIVMSFYGIAGLFISSYLWCTIFWNVGSGYDRFDRKEGIVCIFRWGFPGKNRRIFLRFLMKDIQSIRIEVKEGIYARRVLYMEIRGQGAVPLTRTDENLTPREIEQKAAELAYFLRVPIEVF from the coding sequence ATGAGAGTTACTTCGGAAACAAAAAAAGTAAAGTCGAATTTTTTTGGTTATTCTCTcaattcgaataaaatgcaactgGATCTAGTATGTATGAGTTGGCGATCAGAATCTATATGGATAGAATTTATAGTGGGATCTCGAAAAACAAGCAATTTTTGCTGGGCCTTTATCCTTTTTTTTGGTTCATTAGGGTTTTTATTAGTTGGAACTTCTAGTTATCTTGGTAGGAATTTGATATCTTTATTTCCGTCTCAGCAAATAGTTTTTTTTCCACAAGGAATCGTGATGTCTTTCTATGGGATCGCAGGCCTCTTTATTAGTTCCTATTTGTGGTGCACAATTTTTTGGAATGTAGGCAGTGGTTATGATCGATTCGATAGAAAGGAGGGAATAGTCTGTATTTTTCGTTGGGGTTTTCCTGGAAAAAATCGTCGCATCTTTCTACGATTCCTTATGAAAGATATTCAGTCCATCAGAATAGAAGTTAAAGAGGGTATTTATGCTCGTCGTGTCCTTTATATGGAAATCAGAGGCCAGGGGGCCGTTCCCTTGACTCGTACTGATGAGAATTTGACTCCGCGCGAAATTGAACAAAAAGCTGCTGAATTGGCCTATTTTTTGCGTGTACCGATTGAAGTCTTTTGA